The following coding sequences lie in one Glycine max cultivar Williams 82 chromosome 19, Glycine_max_v4.0, whole genome shotgun sequence genomic window:
- the LOC100305533 gene encoding uncharacterized protein isoform X1: MENKPDKMLHDNEECIDSTSTNTNHPEIGVGKGVLKNFTRSSGDVAETKIAADWKGGENCPKGTRPEEIDASGDVNMEASITPDDVIRAGGFGARDDISSFLPVASDSTDFEASIRDARDYEEPQGQVSRPGLGWTGATKGE, translated from the exons ATGGAGAACAAACCAGATAAAATGCTTCATG ATAATGAGGAGTGCATTGACAGCACATCAACTAACACCAATCATCCAGAGATTGGTGTGGGCAAAGGTGTTTTGAAGAATTTTACAAGATCTTCGGGGGATGTTGCAGAGACAAAGATAGCAGCTGATTGGAAAGGTGGAGAAAATTGCCCAAAGGGTACACGTCCTGAGGAAATTGATGCATCTGGGGATGTAAACATGGAGGCATCAATAACACCTGATGATGTTATTCGGGCTGGAGGATTTGGTGCCAGGGATGATATCAGTAGCTTTCTTCCTGTTGCAAGTGATTCTACCGACTTCGAAGCTTCAATCCGAGATGCACGAGATTATGAAGAACCACAGGGTCAAGTAAGCAGGCCCGGCCTTGGTTGGACTGGTGCTACTAAGGGGGAATGA